A genomic window from Periophthalmus magnuspinnatus isolate fPerMag1 chromosome 16, fPerMag1.2.pri, whole genome shotgun sequence includes:
- the snx10b gene encoding sorting nexin-10B produces MQQTISVWVRDPRIQKNDFWHAYIDYEICLHTDSVSFTKKISSVRRRYSEFVWLRQKLEANSLLMIELPQLPPKNPFFSLNNARQITERMKGLQRFLEQILQSPLLLSDSCLHLFLQSQLSVNKMEACAEGRTPFSVAQAVQRCGLRRFHSDEELHKNMGLACDCDSDSSESTETESLLLNKSRSAALLRYPTPDEEDSLNCTCESS; encoded by the exons ATGCAGCAGACAATCAGCGTTTGGGTTCGCGACCCAAGGATTCAGAAGAATGACTTTTGGCATGCCTACATCGACTATGAAATCTGTCTCCAT ACCGACAGTGTTAGCTTCACAAAGAAAATATCCAGTGTGAGACGAAGATACAGTGAGTTTGTATGGCTCAGACAAAAACTAGAAGCAAATTCCCTGCTTAT GATCGAGCTTCCACAGTTGCCCCCAAAGAACCCTTTCTTCAGCCTGAACAACGCACGTCAGATCACAGAGAGAATGAAGGGGCTGCAGAGGTTTCTAGAGCA GATCCTTCAAAGCCCCCTACTCTTATCCGACAGCTGTCTGCACCTCTTCCTCCAGTctcagctcagtgtgaacaaaaTGGAGGCATGCGCTGAAGGGAGGACCCCATTCTCTGTGGCCCAGGCCGTGCAGCGCTGTGGCCTCAGACGCTTCCACTCAGACGAAGAGCTGCACAAAAACATGGGCCTGGCCTGTGACTGTGATTCAGACAG CTCTGAGAGTACTGAGACTGAATCATTGCTGCTAAACAAATCCCGGAGTGCAGCATTACTCCGGTATCCAACACCGGATGAAGAGGACTCTCTGAACTGCACATGTGAATCTTCATGA
- the cbx3b gene encoding chromobox protein homolog 3b: protein MRKKQTAKQRKTEDSSVVQEFVVEKIIRRRVSNGRVEYFLKWKGFTDADNTWEPEDNLDCPELIEAFLVKNAHLTENSEEDQGEIIPKEEMTEQETEITCLQSQHQTDTCVLQPNAELSDSKSHLSPRQEPECIIGSTDRRGELMFLVKWKNSEDVALLPAREVSARCPQVVINFYEQKLTWHCSEDEQ, encoded by the exons atgCGAAAGAAGCAGACAGCCAAACAGAGGAAGACTGAGGACTCGTCTGTCGTCCAGGAGTTTGTTGTAGAAAAAATAATACGCCGTCGGGTCTCCAACGGAAGAGTAGAGTACTTTCTAAAGTGGAAAGGATTCACAGA TGCTGACAACACATGGGAGCCTGAAGACAACCTGGACTGCCCTGAACTCATTGAAGCTTTCCTTGTCAAAAACGCACATCTGACTGAGAACTCTGAAGAGGATCAGGGTGAAATCATACCAAAGGAAGAGATGACAGAGCAAGAGACCGAAATT ACCTGTCTGCAGTCTCAGCATCAGACTGACACCTGCGTCCTCCAGCCAAATGCTGAGCTGTCGGACTCCAAGTCTCACCTGAGCCCTCGTCAGGAGCCTGAATGCATCATCGGCTCCACAGACCGAAGAGGAGAACTCATGTTTTTAGTCAAATG GAAAAACTCTGAGGATGTGGCTTTACTCCCGGCGCGTGAGGTGAGTGCCCGCTGTCCTCAGGTGGTCATCAACTTCTACGAGCAGAAGCTGACGTGGCACTGCAGCGAAGACGAACAGTAA